The genomic stretch AGCAGCAGAACTATGACCACAACTCACTCTCTAACCATAACTGTGTGGAAATCTGCTGTTTTTACGTCACATATGAACTTCAACAAAGTAATGAACAAATGGATTTTACAGGTAAAACATAAGACTAATGTAGGCTTCAATGAGCAGAGGAGTGAATGTTATATTTCTTGTATTTGTAGGTAAGGTGTATGGAAGGAAATACAttggtaaaatgtttttttattaaaaaaaataagataagaagAAGCATGAGCCAATGAAGCACAAGCACATGACAAATGAATGTACAGAACATTGAAGTAATCACATTAACTTTGTTAAAACAACAGTGAACATTTGTGTACCTGCACATGGTCTCTTGTTTTAACGGCTggaaaaatttacattttaaaacattttaaagatgatTTATTCTCTATCGTCTCTTTTTATATACAGATGAAATGCTGGATTGGTCTATGTGATGATgaatccttttttattttcagctttgCGATTATAAAGAAAGTGGATAAATATTCAATCTGATGTACCAAATCATTGTATtgtaacaaaaacagaataaaagatCTATGCCTTTGTGATGAATTTACCAATCCCTAAACATTTGGATTCATCATAAACTGATGATCTATTACAGCAATAATTTCTGTCCACTTCTTTTGCTGCAACACTTACAAACTTGCAATCACTTATTTAATCTTTAGATTGAATTTAGTCCCATCTAACACAAGACAGCACACAGCATAAAAGAAATGACTCACCATCAGATAATTATACTGTAGAAATGtttaacacacaaataaaccaacatagtgataaaaaaaatattttttaagtcaTCCTCCTTTCCTCCTAATTTGCATTGCATATGTATTAGAAAGACAATTATGACCAATAATGTTGAACatatttctgatgtttttcttgtgttaaAGTTCGTCTACAGTCCGTGCCAAAGGCCTTCTGCTGTGGtttgacaaaaaacaatggTTAAACATCTGACGAACTtgctggagctgctgtctgagCTGAGCAGGAACGTCTTCATGTCCATGGAGGTAAACCAGAGGGTTGAAAGCACTGTTCAGACACACAAGGGCACGACTTATCTGACGAGCAATGTAGACTCCATTATACCATTTATGGCATATCCTCTGTTTGGTAAGAACTCTTGACCAGAGGTTGAGGTTTCTGAATACATGATAGGGGATGTaacaaacagagaagagaagaatcaAGGTGAGCAACAACTTCAAGCTTCTCTGTCTCAGTACCTTGTCAGTTCTCTTCAATGTCCATAAAACTACAGCCATGTGTCCATAGCAGCCCAGTGTGATGAGGAACGGGATACAAAACCCAGTGAGGGTCCATCCAAGATTGTATTTCAGGTACTCCTCAACGTGGGCTTTATCCGTGGTAACAAAgcatttttcagtgttgtttctATATGTCTTGGTGAAGAACATGTCTGGAAGACTTTGAACACTCACCAACAGCCAGACCATGACCGAGATAATCACAGAATGGGTGACAGTTATTCTTCCCATCATTTTCACTGGGTGAACAATGGCCAGGTATCTGTACACACTTATACAAGTCAGGAATCCAATGCTGCCATATAGATTCAGGTTGAAGCAGAATCTTGTTATCTTGCAGAATGCTTCTCCAAAGATCCATTTACGGTCCATGAAGTGGTACACCACCAAAAATGGGAGTGTGAGCAGGTACAAAATATCAGCAAGTCCAaggttgaaaacaaacacattgatGATCTTTAGTTTCTTCCAGTTGTGCAGCAAAGACTTCAGTCCCCATCCATTAGCTACCAGACCAACGATGAACACTAAGATGTAAACGGGAGGCAAGAATCTGCCTGTAAAGTCCAAGCTGACCTGAGGACAAGTGGTGTTATTCATTCTGTCTCTTTCTAAAAAACAGCCAATGCTGTAAAACAAGTATGCAATGATGCCCAGAATGGTGAGGAAATCACCTTTATAGATTGCTTCCTGTCGAAAACTCTTCTGAGAACCTTATCTTTGCaagattaaaagtaaaattccCTTTCAGATGGAAGCTTGATAACACAGGATGCACTGCTAAGTGTAAAATGCCACTTCAGTCTATCGACATACTGCACCATGTTCAAAGATGAAAAAGTGAGAGATAGCCAGGGGGTACAtgtcacagctgtttttatattGATGGGGCAAATAGGGTGACCCGATGGGAGTGGGTGAAATTTGGGACTGGGGGGTTGGGGCAAAGTCCTTTTAGTCAAGTCTTGCCACTCTGCTGCCATCTTGGCAAAGCTCCAAGGAACTTAGTtcaggctaacaagaccagACCCTATCTtaatgaatggggagagagccagAAATTCACTTAAAAACTGCACATATAGAATCAgcagtcaaatctgataaaaaaaaaagaagaagctcaAAAGTTTGGTGATTTTGCCTCAAAATAAGGTTTCAAACGCCTTTTCCCTCCACAAGTTATGCTTTTATTCTGGTTGCGGCCACAGTTTCACAGCATCTGATCAGAATCTGGTCAGAAACCATtcctaattaaagctgcaagcagcgatgaacgggccctcgcagtccacgcgggtcggggcgtgctgctctcgggcgtgctgctgtcgggacatgctgccgttggggcaagctgctgtcgtgacatgctgctgtcggggcttctacatgcaacaacttccattgaggaaatgaaagtgaaggcagtcaagcagtcatttcgtcatttagcaataaaagcgccacctattggtggatatgcaccgaatttggcacgaaccctcatgtgggcatggaagacaaatcaaaaaagttttgtgttaatcggactgtatttcatcaagatatgcaagactgtgtggtttaccacaacgtgcaggaaattgttgttttatattttggccgtgctttagactatcacaattcttttaataactttttgtcaggagagtccacagatgctgtgtgcaaagtttggtgcaaattggtgaaattgcccgggaggagttcgaaaaagtaggtttgcgacatttcgcgagctagcgaaaaaaacgccaggcaaaaatgggcgtggcctatatcaggagattcagcaagatttaCTGAATGCGAGGacataaggtttttgaatgtatgacaaagtatgtgggagttattaggcaaaacacactttccttgattgtagcgccacctagtggtggacattcacaacgacaacagattctaaaatttttcgccaggtctgatctatattccaagtttggtgacttttggggtatgttcaggcagtgaaaaatgcgatcatgacggacaaaggaaaataataataataattaaagctgcaagcagcgatgaacgggccctcgcagtccacgcgggtcggggcgtgctgctgtcgcggcatgctgccgtcgttacatgctgctgtcggggcatgctgctgttgttacatgctgctgtttgggcatgctgctgtcgaggcttgttcatgcaacaacttccgtagaggaaacaaaactgaaggcagtgaagctgctgtttcgttatttagcaataaaagcgccacctattggtcgatttgcacgaaatttagtagaaatgctcatcgtgtcatggaacacaattgccaaaagttttgtgttaatcggactgtatttcatcaagatacacaagaatgtctgtttgaccacaatgtgcaggaaattgttgttttatattttgggagttctgtggactagcacatttcttttaataactttttgtcaggagggtccacagatgctgcgtgcaaagtttggtgcaaatcggagaaattgcctgggaggagttcgaaaaagtaggtttgcgacatttgacgaatttgcaaatggaaattcagtgcgaacgtgggcgtggcctacatcacacggttcggctgtattgagggaacatatagatataatgtttaacaatgtgcaccatattatgtgcgagtaattagcaaaaaacgttttttcttgataatagcgccacctgctggtcatttttggtgtgtgagttacagatgccagtctgtaccaccccaatcagtttcatatccataagtgttatggtgtgggcacagtgccaattataaaatgaaactgccaccagagcgccacctagtgtcagatcggtaacaccttcctcagttgtcctcaggaggccattggcaatcagtgtaccaagttttgtgttaatccgaccaaccaatgtggagatataaaatacttcaatttaaagagcgccacctagtggtcatcgaccacaatttcgcacaggGCCTTAGGTGCTCATGTAaaagtagtatcctgagtttcatgttatttggacacaccaatgtggagatatgcagcacttcctgttgtgacccgaatccacaggaagttgttatttaataacttgagtattctttggcatatcaaaattcttttaataactttttgtcaggagcgtccacagatgctgtgtgcaaagtttggtgcaaatcggtgaaattgcctgggaggagttcgaaaaagtaggttttcgacatttcacgcgctagcgaaaaaaaacgttaggcggaaatgggcgtggcctatatcaggagattcagcaagattcactgaacgcatggatataaggtttttcaatgtgcgacaaagtatgtgggagttattagccaaaacacactttccttgattatagcgccacctagtgctgaaaattcacaatgacaacagattataaaatttttcgccaggtctgatctatattccaagtttgatgagttttggggtatgttcaggcagtgaaaaatgcgatcattttggcctaaaaataataataataataattaaagctgcaagcagcgatgaacgggccctcgcagtccacgcgggtcggggcgtgctgccgtcgcggcatgctgccgtcgttacatgctgccgtcgttacatgctgccatcgtgacatgctgctgtcggggcttgtacttgcaacaacttccattgaggaaatgaaactgaaggcagtgaagctgtcatttcgtcatttagcaataaaagcgccacctattggtcgatttgcacgaaattttgtagaaatgctcatcatgccatgcaacacaattgccaaaagttttgtgttgatcggactgtatttaatcaagatacacaagaatgtctgtttgaccacaatgcgcaggaaattgttgttttatattttggccgttctgtggactagcacatttcttttaataactttttgtcaggagtgtccagagatgctgcgtgcaaagtttggtgcaaattggaaaaattgcctgggaggagttcgaaaaagtaggtttgcgacatttggcgaatttgcaaatggaaattcagtgccaacgtgggcgtggcctacatcacactgttcggctgtattcagggaacatatagagataatgtttaacaatgtgcaccgtattatgtgggagtaattagcaaaaaacgttttttcttgataatagcgccacctgctggtcatttttggtgtgtgagttacaggggccagtctgtaccacccctatgaatttcatatccataagtgttatggtgtgggcacagtgccaaatataaaatgaaactgccaccagagcgccacctagtgtcagatcggtaacacctttatcagctgtcctcaggaggccattggcaatgagtgtaccaagttttgtgttaatccgaccaaccgatgtggagatataaaatacttcattttaaatagcgccacctagtggtcatgggccacgattttgcacagagccttaggggctcatggggaagtagtgtcctgagtttcacgtcatttggacacaccaatgtggagatatgcaacacttcctgttgtgacccgaatccacaggaacttgttatttaataacttaagtattctttggcgtatgaaaattcttttaataactttttgtcaggagcgtccacagatgctgtgtgcaaagtttggtgcaaatcggtgaaattgcctgggaggagttcgaaaaagtaggttttcgacatttcgcgcgctagcgaaaaaaaacgttaggcggaaatgggcgtggcctatatcaggagattcagcaagattcactgaacgcgtggatataaggtttttgaacgtgcgacaaagtatgtgggagttattagccaaaacacactttccttgattatagcgccacctagtgctgaaaattcacaatgacaacagattataaaatttttcgccaggtctgatctatattccaagtttgatgagttttggggtatgttcaggcagtgaaaaatgcgatcattttggcagaaaaataataataataagaatcacgacgattacaatagggacctcgcaggtttccctgctcgggccctaataataataataagaatcattcgaaaaacaatagggacctcgcaggttccctgctcgggccctaattaaagctgcaagcagcgatgaacgggccctcgcagtccacgcgcgtcggggcgtgctgctgtcggggcatgctgttgtcgggcgtgctgctgtcggggcgcgctgctgtcggggcatgctgctgtcgtgacatgctgctgtcggggcttctacttgcaacaacttccattgaggaaatgaaagtgaaggcagtcaagctgtcatttcgtcatttagcaataaaagcgccacctattggtggatatgcaccgaatttggcacaaaccttcatgtggggatggaagacaaatcaaaaaagttttgtgttaatcggactgtatttcatcaagatatgcaagactgtgtggtttaccacaacgtgcaggaaattgttgttttatattttggtcgttctttagactatcacaattcttttaataactttttgtcaggagagtccacagatgctgtgtgcaaagtttggtgcaaatcgtAAAtattgcctgggaggagttcgaaaaagtaggtttgcgactttcggcgaatttgcgaatgggaattcagtgcgaacgtgggcgtggcctacatcacacggttcggctgtattcagggaacatatagatataatgtttaacgatgtgcaccatattatgtgggagtaattagcaaaaaacgttttttcttgataatagcgccacctattggtcgatttgcacgaaattttgtagaaatgctcatcgtttctgctggtgatttttggtgtgtgagttacagatgccagtctataccaccccaatcagtttcatatccataagtgttatggtgtgggcacagtgccaaatataaaatgaaactgccaccagagcgccacctattgtcagatcggtaacccctttgtcagctatcctcaggagggcagtggcaatgagtgtaccaagttttgtgttaatcccaccaaccgatgtggagatataaaatacttcattttaaatagcgccacctagtggtcatgggccaagattttgcacacagccttaggggctcatggggaagtggtatcctgagtttcacgtcatttggacacaccaatgtggagatatgcaacgcttcctgttgtgacccgaatccacaggaagttgttatttaataacttgagtattctttggtgtattaaaattcttttaataactttttgtcaggagggtccacagatgcggtgtgcaaagtttggtgcaaatcggtgaaattgcctgggaggagttcgaaaaagtaggttttcgacattttgcgagctagcgaaaaaaaacgctaggcggaaatgggcgtggcctatatcaggagattcagcaagattcactgaacgcgtggatataaggtttttgaatgtgcgacaaagtatgtgggagttattagccaaaacacactttccttgattatagcgccgcctagtggtgaaagttcacaacgacaacagattataaaatttttcgttaggtctgatctatattccaagtttggtgagttttggggtatgttcaggcagtgaaaaatgcgatcatttgggaacaataaaaataaaaataataataataataagaatcattcgaaaaacaatagggacctcgcaggtttcctgctcgggccctaattaaagctgcaagcagcgatgaacgggccctcgcagtccacgcgggtcggggcgtgctgctgtcggggcgtgctccttacccggacccattgccccgttattgtgcgcgcatgtcttaactggtgaaagttcacaatgacaacagattataaaatttttcgccaggtctgatctatattccaagacagggggaatattaattgtgtgtctctgttggcccagttgatctcggttgctacggcgatggttgtcggaactccctagcaatggcctgtgaccacagctgctgtctgtgacagagctgatctgagagtgacttttggctcagaagtaggacttcaaactactgctatatcttcaaaaccaaacatgatatcggcaaaatttcttcaccgtcaagccagaaaggccttaaagaacacagccataattttttgtggtcctagcttctaaaatgtggtaataggagcgagttcaaaacaggtgcagtttggaaaatcctggaaaatcctcctcccgattaacattggagtaaatggagcagttgagagctactcttgtcggttaggggcagataaatcaaaaaccgtaaatcctactgataaagaagacacattgggagaaagaagacaagtgtggctacaactctgtgaaaaaatcacatttctactgtgtaatttgtggctggggtcgtcagagaaagagagaatttctgagagtttttttgagtctcccacactctggcagttggttctgcacgaacattccgcaatacacaatcattgaaaaaactaaaattctttaaaattcactcagcatcattaaagggtcacagttcaaaaacgaaacattgtgggaaaaaagttcaaatacgaattaaatagacaagacccgtgcctacattttaaagtttgaatggtgtttctaggtgaacgtaggccagagcaggagatgtttgaaaaacgtcgaagaaatgctcatcgtgccatggaacatttttggtgtgtgagttacaggggccagtctataccacgcctatgaatttcatgtccataagtgttatggtgtgggcacagtgccaaatataaaaagaaactgccaccagagcgccatctagtgtcagatcggtaacccctttgtcagctatcctcaggagggcattggcaatgagtgtaccaagttttgtgttaattcgacccaccgatgtggagatataaaatacttcaatttaaagagcgccacctagtggtcatccaccaaaattttgcacagagccttatgggctcatggggaagtagtatcctgagtttcatgtcatttggacacaccaatgtggagatatgcaacacttcctgtttggaacgaaatctgcaggaagttgttatgtaataacttgagtattatttgaaattccaaaattcttttaataactttttgtcagaagggtccacagatgttgtgtgcaaagtttcatgcaaatcggtgaaatttcctgggaggagttcgaaaaagtaggttttcgacattttgcgaatttgcggaaaaaaaacctggggcggaaatgggcgtggcctatatcagaagactcagcagaattcactgaacgcgtggatgtaaggtttttgaatgtgcgacaacgtatatgggagttattagccaaaacgcactgtccttgattatagcgccacctagtggtgaaaattcacaacgacaacagattataaaatttttcgccaggtctgatctatattccaagtttggtgagttttggggtatgttgcggccgccaaatatgcgatcctttgtgaggaagaaggagaataataataattaaagctgcaagcagcgatgaacgggccctcgcagtccacgcgggtcggggcgtgctgctgtcgcggcatgctgccgtcattacatgctgccgtcgttacatgctgctgttgtgacatgctgctgtcggggcttctacttgcaacaacttccattgaggaaatgaaagtgaaggcagtgaagctgtcatttcgtcatttagcaataaaagcgccacctattggttgatttgcacgaaattttgtagaaatggtcatcgtgccatggaacacaattgccaaaagttttgtgttcatcggactgcatttcatcaagatacacaagaatgtctgtttgaccacaatgcgcaggaaattgttgttttatattttggccgttctgtggactagcacatttcttttaataactttatgtcaggagtgtccacagatgctgtgtgcaaagttttgtgcaaattggtgaaattgcctgggaggagttcgaaaaagtaggtttgcgacatttggcgaatttgcgaatggaaattcagtgcgaacgtgggcgtggcctacatcacacggttcggctgtattcagggaacatatagatataatgtttaacaatgtgcaccatattatgtgggagtaattagcaaaaaacgttttttcttgataatagcgccacctgctggtgatttttggtgtgtgagttacagatgccagtctataccaccccaatcagtttcatatccataagtgttatggtgtgggcacagtgccaaatctaaaaagaaactgccaccagagcgccacctattgtcagatcggtaacccctttgtcagctatcctcaggagggcagtggcaatgagtgtaccaagttttgtgttgatcccaccaaccgatgtggagatataaaatacttcattttaaatagcgccacctagtggtcatgggccaagattttgcacacagccttaggggctcatgaggaagtagtatcctgagtttcacgtcatttggacacaccaatgtggagatatgcaacacttcctgttgtgacccgaatccacaggaagttgttatttaataacttgagtattctttggcgtattaaagttcttttaataactttttgtcaggagcatccacagatgctgtgtgcaaagtttggtgaaaatcggtgaaattgcctgggaggagttcgaaaaagtaggtttgcaacattttgcgagctagcggaaaaaaacggtaggcggaaatgggcgtggcctatatcaggagattcagcaggattcactgaacgcgtggatataaggtttttgaacgtgcgacaaagtatgtgggagttattaggcaaaacacactttccttgatagtagcgccacctagtggtgaaaattcaaaaggacaacagattatcaaatttttcgccaggtctgatctatattccaagtttggtgagttttggggtatgttcaggcagtgaaaaatgcgatcatttcgtcagaaaaaaaataataataattaaagctgcaagcagcgatgaacgggccctcgcagtccacgtgggtcggggcgtgctgctgtcagggcgtgctccttacccggacccattgccccgttattgtgcgcgcatgtcttaactgatagccaaaaacggttttgtgttgataatagcgccacctgctggtcatttttggtgtgtgagttacagatgccagtctataccaccccaatcagtttcatatccataagtgttatggtgtgggcacagtgccaattataaaatgaaactgccaccagagcgccacctagtgtcagatcggtaacaccttcatcagctgtcctcaggaggccattggcaatgagtgtaccaagttttgtgttaatccgaccaaccgatgtcgagatattaaatacttcaatttaaagagcgccacctagtggtcatcggccaaaatttagcacagagccttagagcatcatgaggaagtaggatcctgagattgacgtc from Pagrus major chromosome 7, Pma_NU_1.0 encodes the following:
- the LOC140999328 gene encoding P2Y purinoceptor 1-like, producing the protein MNNTTCPQVSLDFTGRFLPPVYILVFIVGLVANGWGLKSLLHNWKKLKIINVFVFNLGLADILYLLTLPFLVVYHFMDRKWIFGEAFCKITRFCFNLNLYGSIGFLTCISVYRYLAIVHPVKMMGRITVTHSVIISVMVWLLVSVQSLPDMFFTKTYRNNTEKCFVTTDKAHVEEYLKYNLGWTLTGFCIPFLITLGCYGHMAVVLWTLKRTDKVLRQRSLKLLLTLILLFSVCYIPYHVFRNLNLWSRVLTKQRICHKWYNGVYIARQISRALVCLNSAFNPLVYLHGHEDVPAQLRQQLQQVRQMFNHCFLSNHSRRPLARTVDEL